One stretch of Thermoprotei archaeon DNA includes these proteins:
- a CDS encoding transposase, whose translation MLEYKLKWLNLPTKYVNPANSSKTCPVCSGSTMASYLGRIMRCEECGLTMDRDIVAVLNLQMRGIGFSPRALNELIEREGLSRNENNNSLYIPT comes from the coding sequence ATGCTTGAATACAAGCTTAAATGGCTTAATTTACCAACAAAATACGTTAACCCAGCCAACTCATCTAAAACCTGCCCAGTCTGCTCTGGAAGCACGATGGCTTCCTATCTGGGCAGGATAATGAGGTGCGAGGAATGCGGGTTAACAATGGATAGAGATATTGTAGCGGTGTTGAACCTTCAGATGCGGGGAATTGGGTTCTCCCCGAGAGCCCTCAACGAATTAATCGAGAGGGAAGGGTTAAGTAGGAATGAAAATAACAATTCACTATATATTCCTACTTAA
- a CDS encoding SDR family oxidoreductase, whose product MNVVIVTGASSGIGLATSKLLVENGFSVVLASRNVEKLRSLFSNEDVLIVKTDITKISDVKELISETISRYSKIDVLVNNAGIGISGPLYEMDYDQIEKVIATNLLGPIILTKEVLPIMIRNNGGCIVNVSSLAAFVPVPWMSIYAATKAALKILTDSWRIEFKPYNIRVIGVYPGYVKTGFSANTIRTPTAQKLISVDKNVGPILQPETVARKIADSIIKGANSDLYISLPYKVAHEIAVHMPGFVKWYSERLYKRMIKHLEKS is encoded by the coding sequence ATGAATGTTGTAATAGTTACGGGTGCATCGTCAGGTATAGGGTTGGCAACGTCTAAGCTTCTTGTTGAAAATGGTTTTTCTGTTGTATTGGCTTCACGTAACGTTGAAAAGCTTAGATCATTGTTTAGTAATGAGGATGTGCTTATTGTGAAAACTGATATAACAAAAATATCTGATGTGAAAGAATTGATTTCCGAGACTATTAGTAGGTATTCTAAGATCGATGTGTTAGTGAATAATGCAGGTATTGGCATTTCTGGTCCTTTGTATGAGATGGATTATGATCAGATAGAAAAAGTTATTGCTACAAATCTTTTAGGTCCTATAATACTTACTAAAGAGGTTTTACCAATCATGATTCGTAATAATGGTGGATGTATTGTGAATGTTTCAAGTCTTGCGGCTTTTGTTCCAGTACCTTGGATGAGTATATATGCTGCGACCAAGGCTGCTTTGAAAATTCTTACGGATAGTTGGAGGATTGAGTTCAAACCATATAATATACGTGTGATCGGTGTGTATCCTGGATATGTCAAGACGGGCTTCTCTGCAAATACTATAAGGACTCCTACTGCTCAGAAACTAATCAGTGTTGATAAAAATGTTGGTCCTATTCTTCAACCTGAAACTGTTGCAAGAAAGATTGCGGATTCAATTATAAAGGGTGCTAATAGTGATTTATACATTAGTCTCCCTTATAAAGTTGCTCATGAAATTGCTGTTCACATGCCAGGTTTTGTTAAATGGTATTCTGAACGTCTATATAAACGCATGATTAAGCATTTAGAAAAATCTTAA
- a CDS encoding HAD family hydrolase, translating into MIKGVVFDLDGTLWNSVDLLASAWVETLKLMGYNVSKNDIKPLIGLNGREIARKVGGEDAASKFLQYLDSFDKYIISHFDEAPLFDDATETLSELRKRGIKIGLATSTPRRRLDVILDYYKIGQFFNVTVAGDEVLFSKPNPAIYLKAFNQLNINPKNGMIVGDTEYDVIPAKKIGALSVLIINNRNRGISEKSDFIVNRLNEVIGIIDSLGGLLHD; encoded by the coding sequence ATGATTAAAGGAGTAGTGTTTGATCTGGATGGAACATTATGGAATAGTGTTGACTTACTTGCAAGTGCTTGGGTTGAAACGTTAAAGCTAATGGGTTACAATGTCAGCAAGAATGATATAAAGCCATTAATTGGACTTAATGGAAGAGAGATAGCTAGAAAAGTTGGTGGTGAAGACGCAGCATCTAAGTTTTTGCAATACTTAGATTCTTTTGATAAATATATTATATCGCACTTTGATGAGGCGCCACTTTTTGATGATGCTACAGAGACTTTATCAGAACTTAGAAAGAGAGGTATTAAAATTGGGCTTGCTACTTCAACACCAAGACGTAGACTTGATGTAATACTCGATTATTATAAGATAGGACAGTTCTTTAATGTTACTGTTGCTGGTGATGAGGTTTTGTTTAGTAAGCCTAATCCTGCAATATATTTAAAAGCATTTAATCAATTAAATATCAACCCTAAGAATGGTATGATTGTGGGTGATACTGAATATGATGTAATACCTGCAAAAAAGATAGGTGCTCTTTCTGTTTTGATTATTAACAACAGGAACAGAGGCATCAGCGAAAAATCCGATTTTATAGTAAATAGATTAAATGAAGTTATAGGAATTATTGATAGTTTGGGTGGGCTGCTCCACGACTGA
- a CDS encoding helix-turn-helix domain-containing protein: protein MKEELLRPKDVAKKFGISVKTLWKWQKRGIIRAVKLPTGKLRYPRSEVERLWKQLKATGSQ, encoded by the coding sequence ATGAAAGAAGAACTACTTAGACCAAAGGATGTCGCAAAGAAGTTTGGTATCTCAGTTAAGACTCTCTGGAAGTGGCAGAAGAGGGGCATTATTAGGGCAGTTAAACTCCCGACTGGCAAGCTCCGCTACCCGAGGAGCGAAGTTGAGAGATTATGGAAGCAGTTAAAAGCTACAGGATCCCAGTAG
- a CDS encoding transposase, translating into MSGTLLVKAYSIPHNLEVNELIEDYMRILNAILDDLWRNVAWNRNGKRLIPFLRKDKTFRKKLRDKYLEGWVYSKHYVDSAIKQAYSVLESWRKRYLRGRAGRSRPELKRKFVRVKETLYSYRDGVLKISVRPYEESITIDLRKAWCWDRIRGLDLGELILKQDRFIVTVRREVELKIKDPIAWDVNLLTFDGFDGEKHYSISLKEIYTIHRTYELKRRVIQKLPGKTRKKLLKKYGSREKNRVNDALHKLAKRLSGRTNVFEDLKNFKERIARTKSRSMNRQNSKHDYIKLQKYVEYKSAWNGHTTVFVKAYGTSKTCSKCGYYNKDLRGAVFECPKCGFIIDRQKNASINIWKTFLRMWGFMGSPRKELTPMCPPMNPEEDKRDEAQELSMNSTHIHT; encoded by the coding sequence GTGTCAGGAACCTTGTTAGTTAAAGCGTACTCGATACCGCATAACCTTGAGGTGAACGAGCTCATAGAGGACTACATGCGCATCTTAAACGCTATCTTAGATGACTTATGGAGGAACGTTGCATGGAATAGGAATGGGAAGAGACTTATACCATTTCTGAGGAAAGATAAGACTTTTAGAAAAAAGCTTAGAGACAAGTATCTTGAGGGGTGGGTTTACTCCAAGCATTACGTGGACTCCGCGATAAAGCAGGCTTATTCCGTGCTTGAATCGTGGAGGAAAAGATATCTACGTGGGCGGGCTGGAAGAAGTAGGCCTGAACTGAAGAGGAAGTTCGTTAGAGTTAAGGAAACTCTCTACAGTTACAGGGACGGGGTTCTCAAGATTTCAGTAAGACCTTACGAAGAGAGTATAACTATAGATTTGAGGAAGGCGTGGTGCTGGGATAGGATAAGGGGTTTAGACCTCGGCGAACTCATACTTAAACAGGACAGGTTCATAGTTACTGTTAGAAGAGAGGTGGAGCTAAAGATTAAAGACCCAATAGCATGGGACGTGAACCTCTTAACTTTTGACGGCTTTGATGGTGAAAAGCATTATTCAATAAGCCTGAAGGAAATCTACACAATTCATAGAACCTATGAGCTGAAGAGGAGGGTCATCCAGAAGCTACCCGGAAAAACGAGGAAGAAGCTCCTGAAGAAGTACGGTTCAAGGGAGAAGAACAGGGTTAACGATGCATTACATAAACTCGCAAAACGATTATCGGGTAGAACAAATGTGTTCGAGGATTTAAAAAATTTCAAGGAAAGAATAGCTAGGACAAAGAGTAGGAGCATGAATAGGCAGAATAGCAAACACGACTACATTAAGCTCCAAAAGTACGTAGAATATAAGTCTGCATGGAATGGACACACAACAGTATTTGTTAAGGCTTATGGGACATCCAAGACCTGCTCCAAATGCGGGTATTATAATAAAGACCTAAGGGGAGCAGTCTTCGAGTGCCCAAAATGCGGTTTTATAATCGATAGGCAGAAGAATGCATCAATAAACATTTGGAAAACGTTCCTTAGGATGTGGGGATTCATGGGTTCACCCCGAAAGGAGCTAACCCCGATGTGCCCTCCAATGAACCCAGAGGAGGACAAGAGGGATGAGGCTCAAGAACTAAGTATGAATTCCACACATATCCATACTTAG
- a CDS encoding MFS transporter — MDYKWTVLTVTTVGVLMAGIDSRILIVGLPSIAENLKSDPEQAIWLTQAYLLTSTAFLLIIGRISDITGRVKVYNIGFIIFTVGSLLTGLARSPLQAILTRGLQGIGGSMMFANSIAIIVDSWPQHELGLGLGINQIAFRAGAMIGLVISGVIISLIDWRFLFYINVPIGIFGTLWAHFRLKEVGKIEREAPIDWIGFISFTVSAASFLLALTFITYGLSDLLISIIFGILSIISLVIFVFNERRTDSPILDLSLLKIKTFLGGTISLLFNVISWGAVFILLSLYLQLVKGYSPIITGLMFLPFEIAFLLVGPISGRLSDKYGRRAFTVLGLIVTTLSLALLYTINEFTSDVFILIYTIILGIGNGLFVSPNISYTMRDVPPMRRSVASAFRGLFFNLGFLISLSIALLILAFYVPYRILTAIISIGDVSYLPQEYIYLFIYGIKQTYLFLAIINSIGIPFAMFKEKSELSKRTKDMERDETLYE; from the coding sequence ATGGACTATAAATGGACTGTATTGACTGTTACTACTGTGGGAGTTCTCATGGCAGGCATTGATAGCAGAATTCTTATAGTAGGATTACCTTCTATTGCAGAGAATCTGAAATCAGATCCTGAACAAGCTATATGGCTAACTCAAGCCTATTTACTAACATCTACTGCATTCTTGCTGATAATAGGAAGAATAAGTGATATTACTGGACGTGTAAAAGTTTACAATATTGGCTTCATAATTTTCACAGTTGGATCATTATTAACTGGTTTAGCAAGATCTCCGCTTCAAGCGATACTCACACGTGGACTTCAGGGTATTGGAGGTAGCATGATGTTTGCCAATAGTATTGCAATTATTGTTGATTCATGGCCACAACACGAGTTAGGGTTAGGATTAGGAATTAACCAGATAGCCTTTCGTGCTGGTGCAATGATAGGATTAGTAATTAGTGGTGTAATAATCTCGTTGATTGATTGGCGATTTTTATTTTATATTAATGTGCCGATTGGGATATTTGGTACACTATGGGCACACTTCAGACTTAAAGAAGTTGGTAAAATAGAACGTGAAGCTCCTATAGATTGGATCGGATTTATTTCGTTTACTGTAAGTGCAGCATCATTTTTGCTTGCATTAACATTTATAACATATGGTTTGTCAGATCTCTTGATAAGTATAATTTTCGGTATACTGTCGATTATATCACTAGTAATCTTTGTATTCAATGAAAGAAGAACGGATAGTCCGATTCTTGATTTGAGTCTTTTGAAAATAAAAACATTTCTTGGAGGGACCATTTCGCTTCTTTTTAATGTTATTAGCTGGGGTGCAGTTTTCATATTGCTTAGTCTTTATTTGCAGTTAGTGAAAGGTTATTCACCAATTATTACTGGACTAATGTTTTTACCTTTTGAGATTGCTTTCTTATTAGTAGGACCAATAAGTGGTAGACTTTCTGACAAATATGGAAGACGGGCATTTACGGTCCTAGGACTGATAGTTACTACACTCTCTCTTGCGTTGCTTTATACTATAAACGAGTTCACGTCAGATGTTTTTATTTTAATATATACTATAATACTTGGTATAGGAAATGGTTTATTTGTTTCTCCTAATATCAGTTATACAATGAGGGACGTTCCACCAATGCGAAGAAGCGTTGCATCAGCCTTCAGAGGCCTTTTCTTTAATCTTGGTTTCTTGATAAGTCTAAGCATTGCCCTTCTCATATTAGCGTTCTACGTTCCTTATAGAATACTCACAGCTATCATATCTATTGGTGATGTATCGTACTTACCGCAGGAATACATATATTTGTTTATATATGGTATTAAACAGACTTATCTATTCTTAGCTATAATAAATTCAATTGGAATACCTTTTGCAATGTTTAAAGAAAAAAGCGAGTTATCAAAGAGAACAAAAGATATGGAGCGTGATGAGACGTTATATGAATAG